Proteins from a genomic interval of Stenotrophomonas maltophilia R551-3:
- the cyoA gene encoding ubiquinol oxidase subunit II, producing the protein MNICWNRIRLALVALACIALTGCDWVLLDSKGMVGIAQRDLILICIGLMLIVVVPAIVLTFVFAWRYRAGNTKAKYMPDWSHSTKVEIVVWGVPLIIIAVLAVIVWTSTHELDPYKPLDVAGEPLHVDVIATDWKWVFVYPDLGIATVNQLNFPANRALAFNITSNSTMNTFFIPQLGGQIYAMAGMRTQLHLIANEPGQFRGMSGNYSGHGFSNMKFIATASSNEDFERWVAEVRSAPDALSFAEFKALAAPSRNAPVQHFSSVEPLLFKKVIDQFIGVGENTAAAAPAGPAGGAQVSQE; encoded by the coding sequence ATGAATATCTGCTGGAACCGCATCCGCCTGGCGCTGGTCGCCCTGGCTTGCATCGCTCTGACGGGCTGCGACTGGGTGCTGCTGGATTCGAAAGGCATGGTCGGGATCGCCCAGCGCGACCTGATCCTGATCTGCATCGGCCTGATGCTGATCGTGGTGGTGCCGGCCATCGTGCTGACCTTCGTGTTCGCCTGGCGCTACCGCGCCGGCAATACCAAAGCGAAATACATGCCTGACTGGTCGCACTCCACCAAGGTGGAGATCGTGGTCTGGGGCGTGCCGCTGATCATCATCGCGGTGCTGGCAGTGATCGTGTGGACCTCCACCCACGAGCTGGACCCGTACAAGCCGCTGGACGTCGCCGGTGAGCCGCTGCATGTGGACGTGATCGCCACTGACTGGAAGTGGGTGTTCGTGTATCCGGACCTGGGCATCGCCACGGTCAACCAGCTCAACTTCCCGGCCAACCGCGCGCTGGCGTTCAACATCACCTCCAACTCGACGATGAATACCTTCTTCATCCCGCAGCTGGGTGGGCAGATCTACGCGATGGCCGGCATGCGCACGCAGCTGCACCTGATCGCCAACGAGCCTGGCCAGTTCCGTGGCATGTCCGGCAACTACAGCGGGCATGGCTTCTCGAACATGAAGTTCATCGCCACCGCCAGCAGCAACGAAGACTTCGAGCGCTGGGTGGCCGAGGTGCGCAGCGCGCCGGACGCACTCAGTTTCGCGGAGTTCAAGGCGCTGGCCGCGCCGTCGCGCAACGCGCCGGTACAACACTTCTCCAGCGTCGAACCGCTGCTGTTCAAGAAGGTCATCGACCAGTTTATCGGTGTCGGTGAGAACACCGCTGCTGCGGCCCCTGCGGGTCCTGCCGGCGGTGCCCAGGTTTCCCAGGAGTAA
- a CDS encoding PLP-dependent aminotransferase family protein: MTPPAAGRRLKHPNRTWVRPFREGAGPLYLQIAQQVREAVDDGVLRPGDRLPPQRDLAQQVGVDLTTVTRAFAELRQAGLLDAQGAGGTFIALSAGNRSTSVDLSMNIPPLLGSAPFAQGMETGFQHVGQQLGQGELMSYHVGAGTREDRAAAVQWLAPMLGTVGADQVVICPGAQTALCALILARTQPGELIAAEQLTYPGLLAAARVLQRGVVPVAMDAEGMLPEALEEACQLRRPRLLYLVPTIQNPTTATMSAQRRQALLAVAKRHDLTVIEDDPYWLLAGDAAPPLAAHRDAGCPVYYISTLSKCLAPGLRTAYLVVPAGEPMEPVLDALRAIALMPTQSMVAVASQWIRSGQAQDMVQRFQQELRERQAIAARYLPARAQAHPAGLHVWLPLPPRLDQYRLIQAAQEQGLGIASSDAFSVEEPPPGNAIRLSLGGAVDQGALAGALAKLNEILSEAPEARHNAIV, from the coding sequence ATGACGCCACCTGCCGCCGGCCGCCGCCTGAAACACCCCAATCGCACCTGGGTTCGCCCCTTCCGCGAGGGCGCCGGCCCGCTGTATCTGCAGATTGCCCAGCAGGTGCGCGAGGCGGTGGATGACGGCGTGCTGCGCCCGGGCGACCGCCTGCCGCCGCAGCGCGACCTGGCCCAGCAGGTGGGCGTGGACCTGACCACGGTCACCCGCGCCTTCGCCGAGCTGCGCCAGGCCGGCCTGCTCGATGCCCAGGGCGCCGGCGGCACCTTCATCGCACTGTCGGCCGGCAACCGCAGCACCTCGGTCGACCTGAGCATGAACATCCCGCCGCTGCTGGGCAGCGCGCCGTTCGCACAGGGCATGGAGACCGGCTTCCAGCACGTCGGCCAGCAGCTGGGCCAGGGCGAATTGATGAGCTACCACGTCGGCGCCGGCACTCGCGAGGACCGCGCCGCCGCGGTGCAGTGGCTGGCGCCGATGCTGGGCACGGTGGGTGCCGACCAGGTGGTGATCTGCCCCGGCGCGCAGACCGCGCTGTGCGCGCTGATCCTGGCCCGCACCCAGCCGGGCGAGCTGATTGCCGCCGAGCAGCTGACCTACCCAGGCCTGTTGGCTGCCGCGCGGGTGCTGCAACGGGGCGTGGTGCCGGTGGCGATGGACGCCGAGGGCATGCTGCCGGAGGCGCTGGAGGAGGCCTGCCAGCTGCGCCGCCCGCGCCTGCTGTACCTGGTGCCGACCATCCAGAACCCGACCACGGCGACGATGTCGGCACAACGCCGGCAGGCCCTCCTGGCCGTCGCGAAACGCCACGATCTGACCGTGATCGAAGACGATCCCTACTGGTTGCTGGCCGGGGACGCCGCACCGCCGCTGGCCGCCCACCGCGACGCAGGCTGCCCGGTGTACTACATCTCCACCCTGTCCAAGTGCCTGGCACCGGGCCTGCGCACCGCCTACCTGGTGGTGCCGGCCGGCGAACCGATGGAACCGGTGCTGGACGCCCTGCGTGCGATCGCGCTGATGCCGACCCAGTCGATGGTAGCGGTGGCCTCGCAGTGGATCCGCAGCGGCCAGGCCCAGGACATGGTGCAGCGCTTCCAGCAGGAGCTGCGCGAGCGCCAGGCCATTGCCGCCCGTTACCTGCCGGCCCGCGCCCAGGCGCATCCCGCCGGCCTGCATGTGTGGCTGCCACTGCCGCCGCGGCTGGACCAGTACCGGTTGATCCAGGCCGCACAGGAGCAGGGGCTGGGCATTGCCAGCTCGGACGCCTTCAGCGTGGAAGAGCCGCCACCGGGCAACGCGATCCGCCTGTCGTTGGGTGGCGCGGTTGACCAGGGCGCGCTGGCCGGGGCGCTGGCCAAGCTGAACGAGATCCTGTCTGAAGCTCCCGAGGCCCGGCACAACGCCATCGTCTGA